Below is a genomic region from Pirellulales bacterium.
CCACCGCCGGTTCGTTCGACTGAAAGGCGGTGACCCCGGTCACGACGCGCGTCGAACCATCGGAATACTTCGCCGTAACGGTGAGAGGTTGCTCCTGTCCCGCTTCGAGCAGTCGCTCGGGCGGGTCGAGCGAAATGGCTTCGAGCGTGGGATCGGCGGGCGTGCTGCGCGGCATGCCCAGCGTGATCCAACGGCGGATCACATCGTACTGCGGGCCGGCCGGATCGAGCCGCCGTCCGCCACCATGCGAGACCGCCATGGTGGCCTTCTCCAGGAGCAGGCTCTTCTCGGGCGAAGCGGGAAAGACCCGTCGACCACGGGCCTCGAGCGCGATGGCGGCGTAGTCGAAGTCGGGGTCGAAGCCCAACAGCGACAGTTGAAAGCCGTTCTGTCCGCGTGCTTTGCCGTGGCAGGCCCCCGCGTTGCAACCGGCGGCCGTGAGGACCGGCATGACGTCGAGCTCGAACGTGAGTCGCCCGGCGCCATTGGTGGCCGCTACATTCTCGACAGCCCGGGTGTGGTCGACACAGACGAGCGCGACCAGACACGCGAGCAGCGAAACGGCAGTCTTGCGCAGCGTATCCATAAGGCGGGAGTGTGGGGCAGGAGGAGGGGCAGGCAAGTACCCCACAATCTAGCCGGAACCCGAAGCCGGATCAATCTTTCTGGCGAATTCTCGGTTGGGCCGTATCGCCCGCGGAAGGACTGCGGATCGTGGCGATTCTGCCAGCCGGCTCCTGCGCTATTAACGCCTCCAGCAGCGTCGTGGGGCCCTGCGTCACCAAAGCCGAGGAGTGAAGCTATCTGGGGGGGCGATTGCAGGCCCCCCGAAAGCCCTGCTGCACTTTCTGAGAATTGAGCAATGTCACGCGGACAGTGCTGTGAACCCACCGAGACATCCACTCCGCGTCCCTCCCCCACCCACCCATAATGTGGGAGGAAAAAGGTGGAGGAACCTTTTTTCCACAGGAACCTTTTTTCCAGAGTCAATCGCTGGCGTATCATGGGTGGGCACAAAGGTGCAGGAACCTTTTCCGTAGGTCGATCCCTGGCGTATCCTGAGCACCTATGGGACGTCCGCATCAAGCCGCCGAGGGAGAAAAGGTGTCAGAAACCATTCGGGAGCGCAGGTTAGGCTTTTGTCGTTTGGCCAAGTTGTGTGCTACCGAGTTTTTGTCGCCAGTGACACCACCACCAGCACCACGAACCCCAGCGGAATCGTCACGATGCCGGGCTGGCTGAACGGCACGAGGGCCGTGGCTGGGTCGAGACCGTAGATGTCTCGGTAGGTGTCGCCGCTGGCCAGGATCCAGGCCAGCGACGAGAGCATGCCCACCACGATCGCGACCGTGATGCCTTGCTTCGTCGTCCCTTTCCAGAAGAGGAGCATCACGAGCGAGGGCAGGTTGGCCGAGGCGGCCACGCTGAAGGCCCAGCCCACCAGGAAGTTCACGTTCATCCGCTCGAACAGAATGCCCAGCACGATGGCGATGGCCCCCACGGCCACGGCCGTGAGCTTGGCCAGGCGCACCTTTTCGTGATCGGTGAGCTTCACGCGTAGCAGCTCGCCCGCCAGGTCGTGCGCCACGGCGCCGCTGGCCGCCACGATCAGGCCGCTCACCGTGCCCAGCACCGTGGTGAAGGCAATGGCCGAGATCGTGGCGAAGAGCAATTCGCCGAAGCTGCGGGCCAAGAGCGGCGCCGCCATGTTGCTGTTCGTCACGTCGATGGCGCCGCTCGTCATGGCGCCGAGTCCCAGGAAGAGGGTCAGCACGTAGAAAAATCCGATCGTGCCGATGCCCACCACGGTGCTCTTGCGCGCCGCGGCCTCGTCCTTGACCGTGTAATAGCGGATCAGAATGTGCGGCAGCGACGCCGTGCCGCAGAACAGGGCCAGCATCAGCGAGAGAAAGTTCAGCTTGTCGAAGAAGTAATCGCTGCGCACGCCGGCGAACGTGGGGCTGTTGCCCGGCTTGAGCACGTCGCTCCCCGGGGTGGGCTTCTGCGAGAAGACCGTCGTCGTGCCGCCATCCTCGTTGCGGGTGGTGGTCGATTTCCACAGCACGACCTCGCTCCGCTCGAGCGTGCTGAGAAACTGCAATGGCCCGAGCGGGCCCGTCTTCAGCTTGCCATCAGGCAGGCGGCTCACTTCGCCGACCGGCCAGAGATCCCCTTCGCCTGGCCCTCTCCCCTGCGGTTTGCCGTTGACGATCCGCGTGCCGTCGGCCGTGACGGTCACGGTTTGCGTTTCTGTCAGGGGATCGCGTCCTGCCTCAGCGTCGCGGAAACGTGGGGCGACCTCCAACCCTCGATTCAGAATCAGGACGGTGAGCACCGCGCTAAAGATCACCAGGAGCGAGCCCTTCAGAAACTGCACGTACGTGGTCGAGACCATGCCAGCCGTGCCGACGATCAGCACGACGACCGTGCCGACGATCACCACGCCGGCCCAGTGGGGCAGCCCCAACAGCGGCGTGATGAGGACGCCGGCGCCGACCATCTGCGGAATCAGATAGAAGACGCTCACGGCCAGCGTGCTCACGGCGGCGGCCAGCTTGATGCCGCGCGAGTTGAAGCGCGCATCGAGCGCGTCGGCGAAGGTGTATCGCCCCAGGCGCTTCACCGGCGCGGCGATGACAAAGAGCGCCACGATCCAGCCCGCCAGGTAGCCGATCGAGTAGAGAAACCCGTCGTAACCATAAAAGGCGATCATGCCGCAGATGCCGAGAAACGACGCGGCGGAAAGGTAATCGCCAGCGAAGGCCACTCCGTTGATGAACCAGTGGATATTCCCGCCAGCAGCGAAGTAACTCTGCGACGAGCGCGTTTTGGCGGCAAAATAAAAACTCAGCCCCAGGGTGATGCCGACGAAGATGGCGAAGACCACGATCGCGGCCAGCGAAGGCTCGTAGATCATCGTCCGGCCTCGCGCGAATCGTCGCGTGCGGGACCGAGTCGGCAGATCCAGTCGTAGAGTACCGCCAGGACGAAGGCCATGACGATCAAGGCCAGGCCGCTGAGGACGGCCAGGTTGATGCCGGCCCAAGGCGTGCGTGCCATGAGCGTGGGAGCAAAGGCGTTCGCCAGCACGAAGCTGGCATAGAAGAACAGGTAGATGGCAAACAGCACGAGCCCCGCGCGCGAATGCCGCGTCGGCTCGAGCCGCGAGCGATCCTCCTCGCTCGACGCTGGCCTGTGGTCGAACCCGCCCATGTTGCTTCCCTTGGTTAACATTTTCCTAGTCTCGGCGCGAATCGACTATCCTACGCCGTGGAACGCGGCAAGCGTAGCGCCGTGACAAACAATCGCTGCGGGAGCGCCTGCGCGCCAGGATCGCAAGTGCATACACCTTCGTTTACATGGATAGCCTTCCAATGCGCATGGTGCTCGGATTTAATCTTTCTGAGGAATCGAGCGTATGAGCGAACATCCCAACGAAGCGCCGAGACACCGCTGGTTCCAGTTCCAACTGCGAACACTGCTTGTCGTGCTTGGTTTGGTGTCGGTGATTCTCGCATACCGTGCCAATTGGATTCGGCAGCGACGCGCAGCGGCTGTCGGGTGGAAGATCACCGACTTCGAGCCACTGCATCCGCACGCTCCAGCCAGGGCGCCAGGATTACTTTGGCTATTGGGTGAGCGCGGATATGGAGCCCTTTACCGGGAATCCTCAAAGCCGCTTACGAACGAAGAGGAAACGCAGCTTGCCAAAGCAGAACTTCTCTTTCCCGAGGCACTTGTAGTATGGGAAGTGTTTCCCGAGCATTGATCGGAGGGTTCCGGCAGCGCAGGAGCGCCTACTAGCGCAAGTCGCGTGGCTGAGATTACATGAGTTCGCTAGAAGAGAAAGAGAGGGCTGCCTACGACTGGTTCTCGATCGTGCGCCGCTATTGACGGCACGAATGCGGAAAATCCTGCCCGAGCTGGCTCAGTGAGTCAAGCATGTTGTGACCAAAGAACTTGCGACAATTCCGGGTTGGGTCATGGCGTGCCGGCCTGCCGCCCTAATCGTCATAAGTTGAAGGATCGTCGCGTGGGGAGTCGATAGGAACCGATGGCGAGCAGCGATAGTTGACTTTGATAAGCAACATTCGTATCATTCGAGGCACTTCTCGCCTCAGACCAGCGATCGTGCGAGAGGAACTCCATGCCCCCAGCCAGTCTGACGACTGCGGATTTCATGCTCACGAATGCTCAAACGGTGCCGCTTCCCGCAGCGGCCCCCCCAGCGGCCGAGCCGACCAACGGCAAGCCCAGCGACAGTGGTGCCCTCAAAGACGGCGCTCCCAAGGTTCGCGTGGCGAGCGAGGAATTGCTCGCGCAATTGAAGGAGTACAGTCGTCAGCTCGAAAATGCTCAACCTCGCGAGATCATCGAGTGGGCCGCGGAGAATTACTTCCCTCGCCTGGGCATGGCCACTGCCTTCGGTCCGGAAGGCTGCGTGATCATTCACTACCTGGCCGAGGTCCAGCCGAAGACCTACGTCTTCAATCTCGACACCGGCTACCAGTTCAAGGAAACCCTCGAGCTGCGCGACCGCATCGCCAAGCGGTACGGCATCGAAGTCGAGCTGCGCAGCGCCCCGACCACCGTGGCCGAGTACGAAGCTCAAAATGGTGGCCCCGTTTATAAAACCGATCCGAACAGGTGCTGTTTCGATCGCAAGGTGAAGGTCCTGCGCGAGTCGGTGGGGGGACTCGATGCCTGGATGAGCGGCATTCGCCGCGACCAGAGCACGGATCGCGCCGCGGCCGACATCGTGGGCTGGGACAAGAAGTTTGGTCTCGTGAAGATCAGCCCCTTGGCCAATTGGACCAAGAAAGACGTTTGGAAGCTGATCACCGACCACGACATCCCGTACAATCCACTGCACGACCAGGGCTACACGAGCATCGGTTGCTGGCCCTGCACGCGGGCAGTGATGTTTGGCGAAGACGAGCGTGCCGGTCGTTGGAGCGGCACGGCGAAGACCGAGTGCGGCCTGCACTCGGTCGACGAGAAAGAATAAACGCGGCGGCTCGCACCGTGCGGCGTTCGGCATCCACTCCGAATCGCGTCGCGGGCCACGCGCGATGCCTGGCCCAGTTTCTGCGAGTGACAACGCGTGCGAGTCTCTGCCAAGACGGAATACGCCTGCATTGCCATGCTCGAGTTGGCCGCCCGGTACGGCTCGGGGGAGCCGGTGCGCATTCGCGACATCGCCGAAGAGCACGACATTCCGTCGCGCTTTCTCGTGCAGATTCTGTTGCAGCTTAAAGGGGCGGGCTTCGTGGCCAGCACGCGGGGGGCCGCGGGGGGCTATCAATTGCTCGTGCCGCCCGATCAGATCTCGCTGCGCGACGTGATGGTCGTGATCGAGGGTCCGCCCGAGGCGGCGCTGACCAGCAGCGCCGCCCCCACCTCATCGGCGGCCAAGACGCTCTTGCACGTGTGGCGCGAAGTCACCGCCGTCGAGCAGCAGATGCTGGGTGAAATCACCTTTGCCGAGTTGGTTACTCGCGCCAAACGCGAGACCGACATGTACTATATCTAGCCGAGGCGCGTTCCATCGCGGGACGTCCTGCTCATGCCCGGCTGTTGATTAGCTCTCATGATCTCCTTGCTCACGATCTTCAAGTCGCCGTATGCGCGCGGTCTCTTGGTGGCGATCCTTGCCTTGAGCAACTCCGCGTTCGCCGCCGACAACGTGGCGACGCACGACTGGCACGAGACGCACAGCTTCGCCGCCCCCGAGGCCCGTCAGGCGGCCGCGGCCGACGAGCGCTACGTGTATGCCATCTCTTCGACGACCGTGGCGCAGCACGACCGCGAGACGGGCAAGCTGATCGCACGCAGCCACCCGCCGGCGAAACACCTCAACAGCGGGTTCTTTCACGAGGGGCAACTCTATCTCGCGCACTCGAACTATCCGGCGAAGCCCGAGCAAAGTGAAATCAAACGGCTCGATCTCGCCACGCTGAAACTAACGACATGGCACGACTTCGGCGCGAGCGACGGCAGCCTGACCTGGTGCGTGCGCGATGTCGCAGGAGCATGGTGGTGCAACTTTGCTTACTATGGTGAGGACAACACAAAGACCTACGTCGCCCGGCTCGTCGATGGGCAGGAAAAGGGGCGTTGGACGTATCCTGCCCGCGTGGTGCAGGCGTTTGGCCAGAAGAGCAGTTCGGGGGGCGTCTGGTATCACGGCAAACTGCTCGTCACGGGACACGACGAACGTGAATTGCACATCCTGGAGCTTCCCGCCGATGTCGCCACTGGCGAGCTGCGCCATGTGGCCACCGTAAAGGCCCCTTTCACCGGACAAGGCATCGCCATCGATCCGGTGACGGACGGACTGCTTGGCATCGATCGCGGCAAGCGGCGCGTGATCTTCGCAGAATAGAGAGTGATACCATGAAACGCCATGTCGCCCCCTGGATATTTCTCGCGCTGTTGCTCGCCACGTCGCGGTTGCATGCGGCCGACACGATCGCGTGGAAGGCCTGTCTCTCGCAATCGCCTATGTGGTACGGATCGGCCGAGGCCATTCGCATTGCCGACAACGTGCTCGCATACCAGCGTGCCTGCGGCGGGTGGCCGAAGAATCTCGACATGGCAGCGCCCCTCGACGACGCGACCCGCGCCGAACTACGCGCTACGCGCGACGAGCGCGGCACGATCGACAACGGCGCCACCTATACGCAGCTCCGTTACCTGGCGCGCGTGGCCAAAGCGACCGGTGAAGCGCGCTTTCGCGAGGGCGTGCTGTCGGGCATCGACTTCCTGCTCGCCGCCCAATATCCCTCGGGGGGCTGGCCACAGGTATCGCCGAACCCCGCAGGGTACTCACGGAACATCACCTTCAACGACAACGCGATGACCGGCGCGCTGCAACTGCTGCGCGACGTATCGCTGGGCGAGGCGAATTTCGACTGGATCGACGACGAGCGCCGCATCGATGCCGGCAAGGCCGTCGAACGCGGCATCGAGTGCATCTTGCAGTGCCAGATTGTCGTCGACGGCCGGCCGACGGTCTGGTGCGCGCAACACGATCCGGCCAGCTTCGCTCCCGCCGGGGCGCGGAGCTATGAGCTCCCCTCGTTCAGCGGTTCGGAGAGTGTCGGCATCGTGCGTTTCCTGATGCAGATCGACGAGCCGGGCCCGGCGATCGTCGCCTCGATCGAAGGCGCGGTCGACTGGTTCGAACGGGCGAAGCTCACCGGCCTTCGCATCGATCGACGCGAGGATCCCAGCCTGCCAAGAGGTTGGGATAAGATCGTCGTCGAGGATCCGCAGGGGCCGCCCATCTGGGCACGGTTCTACGACTTGAAGACGAATCGCCCCTTCTTCTGCAGTCGCGACGGCGTGCCGCGCGAGCACCTGGCCGAGATCGAATACGAGCGGCGCACCGGCTACGCCTGGTACGGTGATTCTCCGGCGGCTCTGCTCTCGCGCGATTATCCGCGCTGGCAGGCTCGCTGGAATCAACGGCCCTGAGCCGCTTGGATGCAATCCCTGCATCCACGAAAAAAGCCGCCCGCGAGAGAAACCCACGGGCGGCTGTAAGTGGCTATGTTCGTACAGGCAAGGTTAGGCCTGCGAGGCGCTCGACATGGCCTCGGCCAGAATGCGCGACGTGCTTTCGCGCATGATGCGCGGGTCGACCGTGTTGCCGGCCAGCAGCGTGTTGCGCACGTCCTTGCCCGAGATGAAGACCGGCTTCTCGTCCTTGTGCTTCTCCATCAGGTCGACGCGGCCGATCGAGTCGTAGTACGCGGCGAAGCCGACGTTCACGGGCTTGATCTTCAGGTCGCCGCCGAGCTTGTTGAAGATCTCCTGGGCATCGAAATCGCCCCAGATCGCCGTACCGTCCGCGTAAGGCGCATCGGCATGCTTGCGGCCGATGACGATGTCGGTGAAGCCGTAGTTCTGGCGATAGATGGCGTGCATCACCGCTTCCTTCGGACCGCCGTAGAACATCTTGATGTCGAGGCCGAGCAGGATCACGCGATCGGGCACCGACTCGCTACGCGAGTTCCACAACGAGGTGTCACTGTCTCCCTCGCCGATGCCGCGAGCGTCGATCAGCGCCTCGTAGGTGTGCATGCGCACGTCCGCCTTGACGTCGTCTCCCTTCGTCTCGCCGATCAGCGGGTTCAGGCAGGCGCCGGCGTTGTGGCCCGCACGGAGCAACGTCTCGAGGCCGTAGACCAGGGCGTACTCGTGGGCGCGGTGCAACGGGTTGCGCGTCTGGAAGGCGACGACACGATTCCAGCCTTTTTCGGCCAGCAGCTTGCGCACTTCGCGCGGCGAAAGGACATACTTGCCGAACTTTGAATTCTTCGGCTGCGGCAACACCTGGATCGTGCCGCCGATGAGATGCGTCTTGTCGGCGTCTCCCTTGAGCACCATGTCGGCGCCGGGATGATCGGTCCGCTCGGTGAGGTAGACGCTCTTGATGTAGCGCGGCTTGTCCCATTCGAAGACGTCGCTGATATCGAGCGTGGCGACCGGCTTGCCGGCCGTGTTCACCAGCGCGACCTTCTGCCCCTTCTTCAGTGTCTTGGCCAACTCGGCGGTGACGGGCAGCGCGATGGGAATCGTCCAGGCATATTTCTTGCCATTCACCTCGATGACCGCTTCATCGAGCACGCGGTTGTAGGTGGCCGAATCCATCGGGCCGATCAGCGGGCTCAAAGCGCCATCGCCAAAGCGATACACGGTTGAGAGATCGGCGTCCGAGACGGGCACCTGGGGAAGCGTGGCGGCCTCGGCTTCGAAAGCGGCAATCTTGTCCGCGGCGACCGTGCAGCAAACCAGCTCCGAGAGGCCACCGTGAGGGGCGATCAAATCGGCCATAACTTTCGTCCTTCCAGCACGTTAGAGATAGTTCTCACTCGTTTGAAGCGAGTCAGTATAGAAAAACCGCTGGCAGCACACAATTGGGCGAAAGCAGCACCCTACGAGGGTTTTTCACGAGGGATTCCTCGCACGAGTCGCCGCGGAAGCGAGCGAGGCCTTGATCGCCGCATGACAATCGGCGATGGTCCGTCCAGCGGGCACTAAGAAAAGGCTCCACCTCGAACACGTCCATTTGTCCACGCGAGGTGGGGCGTTTGCGGTCGACTTGTCGGCAAGGACGACGACTGGTCTCCGCAACTCGCAACCGGACGCTTCGTGCGTGCGCGGTCCGCTCATGGCCCAAATTCCGTCGGTCGCAGGGCCGACATCAAGACGCGTCAGTCGGTGGCCGGTGACTGGCGCGCCGGGTAAGGCGCTAGGCGAGCAATCGGACGGACTTTCTCCAGTACGAACAGGTTGGACGAATCAGGCGGGCCAGGGGCGCGGTGTGCAGGCAGGGATCGCATTCACGTTGGACCGGCGTGCGCACGCCGAGCGCGGGTCTATCCAGGTGCAAGGCGGAGCCAAGACGTCGAGCCCACTCCTGACACGGCTCCGTTGGAAGTAGAGGACGAACGTTCCCGCGCCGTCCAGGCCTGTGACACTGGCCACGCGCGAGGTAGCTGATCGGAATCTTTGCCAATCGCGAAAGCGTTCGCGAACGGTGCTTGCAGGTTCTTGATCGAGGCCGCAACGATCGTGTTGCACCCAGCGATCACCACACGCACCATTCACTCCCACTGAGGTCCAAGAATAGCGATGCGTGGCGCATCGTCAAGAAACTTTTCCGTGCGCGACAACGAATGCACAGTCGCGCTGCGCGTAGCTTGCGAACAGCATTTCACTTGCGACGAGAAAAAGTCTCGGCAAGTTTTTTTCACGCGCGTCGATGCTAGCAATGCTGTCGTCGCTCAGAGGGACAACCATCGCCGATAGAACGCCGCATAGGCCGCCACCATCGCGTCGACGCTGAAATGTTCCGCCACGCGGCGCTGGTTTTCCCCTCCCAGGCGGACCCCCTCGGCGGCTGGCCCGACGAGCGCAAAAGCCCTGAAAACAAGGCCTTCTGCATCACCCGGGTCAAAGGTCTGCGCGGCGGCGAGCGGGCCGAGCGCCTCGGCCACCCCCTCGACTCGGGTAGCCACGACTGGCAGCCCGGCCGCCATCGCCTCAAGCACCACG
It encodes:
- the pelA gene encoding pectate lyase, which translates into the protein MKRHVAPWIFLALLLATSRLHAADTIAWKACLSQSPMWYGSAEAIRIADNVLAYQRACGGWPKNLDMAAPLDDATRAELRATRDERGTIDNGATYTQLRYLARVAKATGEARFREGVLSGIDFLLAAQYPSGGWPQVSPNPAGYSRNITFNDNAMTGALQLLRDVSLGEANFDWIDDERRIDAGKAVERGIECILQCQIVVDGRPTVWCAQHDPASFAPAGARSYELPSFSGSESVGIVRFLMQIDEPGPAIVASIEGAVDWFERAKLTGLRIDRREDPSLPRGWDKIVVEDPQGPPIWARFYDLKTNRPFFCSRDGVPREHLAEIEYERRTGYAWYGDSPAALLSRDYPRWQARWNQRP
- a CDS encoding phosphoadenylyl-sulfate reductase, whose translation is MPPASLTTADFMLTNAQTVPLPAAAPPAAEPTNGKPSDSGALKDGAPKVRVASEELLAQLKEYSRQLENAQPREIIEWAAENYFPRLGMATAFGPEGCVIIHYLAEVQPKTYVFNLDTGYQFKETLELRDRIAKRYGIEVELRSAPTTVAEYEAQNGGPVYKTDPNRCCFDRKVKVLRESVGGLDAWMSGIRRDQSTDRAAADIVGWDKKFGLVKISPLANWTKKDVWKLITDHDIPYNPLHDQGYTSIGCWPCTRAVMFGEDERAGRWSGTAKTECGLHSVDEKE
- a CDS encoding cation acetate symporter; its protein translation is MIYEPSLAAIVVFAIFVGITLGLSFYFAAKTRSSQSYFAAGGNIHWFINGVAFAGDYLSAASFLGICGMIAFYGYDGFLYSIGYLAGWIVALFVIAAPVKRLGRYTFADALDARFNSRGIKLAAAVSTLAVSVFYLIPQMVGAGVLITPLLGLPHWAGVVIVGTVVVLIVGTAGMVSTTYVQFLKGSLLVIFSAVLTVLILNRGLEVAPRFRDAEAGRDPLTETQTVTVTADGTRIVNGKPQGRGPGEGDLWPVGEVSRLPDGKLKTGPLGPLQFLSTLERSEVVLWKSTTTRNEDGGTTTVFSQKPTPGSDVLKPGNSPTFAGVRSDYFFDKLNFLSLMLALFCGTASLPHILIRYYTVKDEAAARKSTVVGIGTIGFFYVLTLFLGLGAMTSGAIDVTNSNMAAPLLARSFGELLFATISAIAFTTVLGTVSGLIVAASGAVAHDLAGELLRVKLTDHEKVRLAKLTAVAVGAIAIVLGILFERMNVNFLVGWAFSVAASANLPSLVMLLFWKGTTKQGITVAIVVGMLSSLAWILASGDTYRDIYGLDPATALVPFSQPGIVTIPLGFVVLVVVSLATKTR
- a CDS encoding DUF485 domain-containing protein, yielding MGGFDHRPASSEEDRSRLEPTRHSRAGLVLFAIYLFFYASFVLANAFAPTLMARTPWAGINLAVLSGLALIVMAFVLAVLYDWICRLGPARDDSREAGR
- a CDS encoding Rrf2 family transcriptional regulator → MRVSAKTEYACIAMLELAARYGSGEPVRIRDIAEEHDIPSRFLVQILLQLKGAGFVASTRGAAGGYQLLVPPDQISLRDVMVVIEGPPEAALTSSAAPTSSAAKTLLHVWREVTAVEQQMLGEITFAELVTRAKRETDMYYI